The following proteins are co-located in the Microplitis demolitor isolate Queensland-Clemson2020A chromosome 5, iyMicDemo2.1a, whole genome shotgun sequence genome:
- the LOC103569265 gene encoding ribosomal oxygenase 1 isoform X1: MSSPGERVSAFAMYSQSQKRKSLEAEGSKKFKKMSKLPDQLDKINGESFCSSASDDEVDVEPVDAGAKIKVSKKTLKTDKSASKRVTALSKKVKTKKLLIKGKKLLKNDKQSVKSFKGEPAASAEADEEQEQNTNSINPIKETQTLFEWLIHPLSLDEFFKINWEKAPLHIQRGKKNYYKILLSTPLIDEVLRKFNVLFTKNLDITSYSSGQRETHNPPGRALPSVVWDYYSNGCSIRMLNPQTFIPKIHTLNSTLQEFFGCFVGANFYLTPPGSQGFAPHYDDIEAFILQIEGKKRWRLYKPRNEEEHLPRYSSENFNQEEIGRPILDVILNAGDILYFPRGTIHQGETLDESHSLHLTLSVYQKNCWADFIEKLVPAALNSAISQNSQLREGLPLGYLNNIGLVHKVNGSKSKDNEFRRKFVETTKDLLHKVIDMIDVDAAADQMAKGHIHDCLPPVLAPVEQECSALKDGEVMVEEGRIENRVEIEPDTMIRLTRAHCARLVEEDNSFKLYYSSENSKEYHEYEPQFLEVEENLVPAIKKIILMYPEFIKVDDLPIDGEDNKVQVARDLWEKCIVLTDRPLPIIEFKSTVSSTSQDRQDHSCHYCIHICIKD; encoded by the exons ATGTCGAGTCCTGGAGAACGTGTTTCGGCTTTTGCGATGTACTCGCAGTCGCAGAAGCGCAAAAGTTTAGAAGCTGAAGGgtcaaagaaatttaaaaaaatgtccaaGTTACCCGATCAGCTGGACAAAATAAATGGGGAGTCTTTTTGTTCATCTGCATCGGATGATGAGGTTGATGTTGAGCCGGTTGATGCTGGTGCTAAAATAAAAGTCAGCAAGAAGACATTGAAGACTGATAAGTCTGCTAGTAAACGAGTCACTGCATTGTCCAAGAAAGTAAAAACGAAAAAGTTGCTGATCaagggaaaaaaattgttgaaaaatgaCAAGCAGAGTGTGAAAAGTTTCAAGGGTGAACCTGCAGCAAGTGCTGAAGCTGATGAAGAACAGGAACAGAATACGAATTCAATAAATCCTATAAAAGAAACTCAAACGTTATTTGAATGGTTGATTCATCCGCTGTCACTTgatgagttttttaaaataaactggGAGAAAGCTCCGCTGCATATTCAGagaggcaaaaaaaattactacaaGATTTTGCTGTCGACTCCGTTGATTGATGAGGTCTTGCGTAAATTCAATGTCCTGTTTACTAAAAATCTTGACATAACTTCGTACTCCAGCGGACAGAGAGAGACTCACAATCCTCCGGGTCGTGCATTACCCAGTGTTGTATGGgattattattcaaatgggTGTTCAATAAGAATGTTGAACCCCCAGACATTCATTCCAAAGATCCATACGTTGAACTCAACGTTACAGGAATTTTTCGGATGCTTCGTCggcgctaatttttatttaactccaCCAGGAAGTCAAGGGTTCGCGCCGCATTATGACGACATTGAGGCTTTCATTCTGCAAATTGAGGGGAAGAAACGCTGGCGCCTGTACAAGCCCCGCAATGAAGAAGAACATCTTCCTAGATACTCGTCGGAAAATTTCAACCAGGAAGAGATCGGCAGGCCGATACTTGATGTGATATTGAATGCTGgtgatattttgtattttccgCGCGGTACGATTCATCAAGGCGAAACTCTTGATGAGAGCCATAGTCTCCATTTGACTCTGAGTGTTTATCAGAAGAACTGCTGGgctgattttattgaaaaacttGTTCCCGCGGCGCTAAACAGCGCGATTTCACAAAACTCGCAGCTCAGAGAAGGACTACCACTaggttatttaaataacattggGTTGGTTCATAAAGTAAACGGTAGCAAGTCCAAGGATAATGAGTTCCGCAGAAAATTTGTTGAGACTACCAAAGATCTGCTGCACAAAGTTATAGACATGATCGACGTCGACGCCGCCGCGGACCAAATGGCTAAGGGACACATCCACGACTGCTTGCCTCCGGTTCTGGCGCCTGTAGAACAAGAGTGCTCGGCTTTGAAGGACGGCGAAGTGATGGTCGAGGAGGGAAGGATTGAAAATAGGGTTGAAATCGAACCTGACACGATGATCAGACTCACCAGAGCTCACTGCGCAAGATTAGTCGAGGAAGACAACTCTTTCAAGCTGTATTACTCCTCCGAAAACTCAAAAGAGTATCACGAGTACGAGCCGCAGTTTCTGGAAGTAGAGGAAAATTTAGTACCggccattaaaaaaattattttgatgtaCCCTGAGTTTATTAAAGTCGATGACCTGCCTATAGACGGCGAAGACAACAAG GTTCAAGTTGCTAGAGACCTTTGGGAAAAATGTATTGTTTTAACTGACCGACCACTTCCGATAATTGA gTTCAAGTCGACGGTTTCATCAACAAGTCAAGACAGACAGGACCACTCATGTCATTactgtatacatatatgtataaaggATTGA
- the LOC103569265 gene encoding ribosomal oxygenase 1 isoform X2 translates to MSSPGERVSAFAMYSQSQKRKSLEAEGSKKFKKMSKLPDQLDKINGESFCSSASDDEVDVEPVDAGAKIKVSKKTLKTDKSASKRVTALSKKVKTKKLLIKGKKLLKNDKQSVKSFKGEPAASAEADEEQEQNTNSINPIKETQTLFEWLIHPLSLDEFFKINWEKAPLHIQRGKKNYYKILLSTPLIDEVLRKFNVLFTKNLDITSYSSGQRETHNPPGRALPSVVWDYYSNGCSIRMLNPQTFIPKIHTLNSTLQEFFGCFVGANFYLTPPGSQGFAPHYDDIEAFILQIEGKKRWRLYKPRNEEEHLPRYSSENFNQEEIGRPILDVILNAGDILYFPRGTIHQGETLDESHSLHLTLSVYQKNCWADFIEKLVPAALNSAISQNSQLREGLPLGYLNNIGLVHKVNGSKSKDNEFRRKFVETTKDLLHKVIDMIDVDAAADQMAKGHIHDCLPPVLAPVEQECSALKDGEVMVEEGRIENRVEIEPDTMIRLTRAHCARLVEEDNSFKLYYSSENSKEYHEYEPQFLEVEENLVPAIKKIILMYPEFIKVDDLPIDGEDNKVQVARDLWEKCIVLTDRPLPIIE, encoded by the exons ATGTCGAGTCCTGGAGAACGTGTTTCGGCTTTTGCGATGTACTCGCAGTCGCAGAAGCGCAAAAGTTTAGAAGCTGAAGGgtcaaagaaatttaaaaaaatgtccaaGTTACCCGATCAGCTGGACAAAATAAATGGGGAGTCTTTTTGTTCATCTGCATCGGATGATGAGGTTGATGTTGAGCCGGTTGATGCTGGTGCTAAAATAAAAGTCAGCAAGAAGACATTGAAGACTGATAAGTCTGCTAGTAAACGAGTCACTGCATTGTCCAAGAAAGTAAAAACGAAAAAGTTGCTGATCaagggaaaaaaattgttgaaaaatgaCAAGCAGAGTGTGAAAAGTTTCAAGGGTGAACCTGCAGCAAGTGCTGAAGCTGATGAAGAACAGGAACAGAATACGAATTCAATAAATCCTATAAAAGAAACTCAAACGTTATTTGAATGGTTGATTCATCCGCTGTCACTTgatgagttttttaaaataaactggGAGAAAGCTCCGCTGCATATTCAGagaggcaaaaaaaattactacaaGATTTTGCTGTCGACTCCGTTGATTGATGAGGTCTTGCGTAAATTCAATGTCCTGTTTACTAAAAATCTTGACATAACTTCGTACTCCAGCGGACAGAGAGAGACTCACAATCCTCCGGGTCGTGCATTACCCAGTGTTGTATGGgattattattcaaatgggTGTTCAATAAGAATGTTGAACCCCCAGACATTCATTCCAAAGATCCATACGTTGAACTCAACGTTACAGGAATTTTTCGGATGCTTCGTCggcgctaatttttatttaactccaCCAGGAAGTCAAGGGTTCGCGCCGCATTATGACGACATTGAGGCTTTCATTCTGCAAATTGAGGGGAAGAAACGCTGGCGCCTGTACAAGCCCCGCAATGAAGAAGAACATCTTCCTAGATACTCGTCGGAAAATTTCAACCAGGAAGAGATCGGCAGGCCGATACTTGATGTGATATTGAATGCTGgtgatattttgtattttccgCGCGGTACGATTCATCAAGGCGAAACTCTTGATGAGAGCCATAGTCTCCATTTGACTCTGAGTGTTTATCAGAAGAACTGCTGGgctgattttattgaaaaacttGTTCCCGCGGCGCTAAACAGCGCGATTTCACAAAACTCGCAGCTCAGAGAAGGACTACCACTaggttatttaaataacattggGTTGGTTCATAAAGTAAACGGTAGCAAGTCCAAGGATAATGAGTTCCGCAGAAAATTTGTTGAGACTACCAAAGATCTGCTGCACAAAGTTATAGACATGATCGACGTCGACGCCGCCGCGGACCAAATGGCTAAGGGACACATCCACGACTGCTTGCCTCCGGTTCTGGCGCCTGTAGAACAAGAGTGCTCGGCTTTGAAGGACGGCGAAGTGATGGTCGAGGAGGGAAGGATTGAAAATAGGGTTGAAATCGAACCTGACACGATGATCAGACTCACCAGAGCTCACTGCGCAAGATTAGTCGAGGAAGACAACTCTTTCAAGCTGTATTACTCCTCCGAAAACTCAAAAGAGTATCACGAGTACGAGCCGCAGTTTCTGGAAGTAGAGGAAAATTTAGTACCggccattaaaaaaattattttgatgtaCCCTGAGTTTATTAAAGTCGATGACCTGCCTATAGACGGCGAAGACAACAAG GTTCAAGTTGCTAGAGACCTTTGGGAAAAATGTATTGTTTTAACTGACCGACCACTTCCGATAATTGA ataa
- the LOC103569266 gene encoding transmembrane protein 43 homolog: protein MHRNNANVTERRIQRDPVAVENNANPQINNNLRHLSPTIIEQLKKSWLTAIIGCILCAVGTSLLFWNEGRAASVAQSLNEALEQVGIIDDLWTIPTEYEGRLVHISGPLWIDEPLTEPDYGVIIESVKLKRRVQVYQWIEIEEDRVYAGEIQEDKNYYYTTEWKDKLVDSDQFYIRTGHENPKQVPIKSQVQIANQVKIGSVLLGLELKKKFTDFIEVTSDQRPERSDIKMHAGLYYHSADLWNPRVGDIRILLSYAGKAGEVYTVVGKLIDGTIVPFVTSQGDEILLQRKHQITVDRMFHLEHVHNYWRTWMIRALGWLILFASATCLANILRILIQNSSFLCGIIAVDSLTISVSMSISLLIIGFAWMWYRPIVALCLAFAAVLPFLYSYFFPTQQREDYRRI, encoded by the exons atgcATAGAAATAAT gcAAATGTTACTGAGCGGAGAATCCAGAGGGATCCAGTTGCTGTTGAAAATAATGCGAAtcctcaaataaataataatttgagaCATTTATCTCCAACAATAATTGAACAATTAAAGAAATCATGGTTGACTGCTATTATTGGTTGCATTTTATGTGCAGTTGGTACTTCTTTGCTATTTTGGAATgag ggGAGAGCAGCATCAGTAGCACAATCTTTGAATGAAGCACTGGAACAAGTAGGaataattgatgatttatgGACAATCCCAACGGAATACGAAGGCCGACTTGTCCACATCTCAGGACCACTTTGGATCGACGAACCTCTGACTGAACCAGACTATGGAGTGATTATTGAAagcgttaaattaaaaagacgAGTACAAGTTTATCAGTGGATCGAGATTGAAGAAGACCGAGTGTACGCTGGAGAAATTCAAGAGGACAAGAACTATTACTATACCACTGAGTGGAAAGATAAACTTGTTGACTCGGATCAGTTTTACATCCGAACTGGCCACGAGAATCCTAAGCAGGTCCCGATAAAAAGCCAAGTGCAGATTGCGAACCAAGTGAAAATCGGGTCCGTTTTGCTGGGTCTGGAGTTGAAGAAAAAGTTTACAGACTTCATTGAGGTAACCAGCGACCAGCGACCTGAAAGGAGTGATATAAAAATGCACGCGGGTCTTTATTATCACAGCGCGGATTTATGGAATCCCCGGGTCGGGGACATCAGGATATTGCTGTCCTACGCCGGAAAAGCTGGAGAAGTTTATACGGTCGTTGGTAAATTGATTGATGGGACTATTGTTCCTTTTGTTACATCACAAGGTGATGAAATTTTACTGCAGAGGAAACACCAGATTACTGTCGACAGAATGTTTCATCTGGAGCATGTTCATAATTATTGGCGCACGTGGATGATTAG AGCTCTCGGGTGGTTGATTTTATTCGCATCAGCTACATGTCTAGCAAATATTCTCCGTATATTGATACAAAATTCATCATTTCTATGTGGAATAATTGCCGTTGACTCGTTGACGATATCTGTGTCAATGTCGATAAGTCTTCTGATCATCGGATTTGCTTGGATGTGGTATCGTCCGATTGTAGCTTTGTGCCTTGCATTTGCGGCAGTACTTCCATTTTTGTACTCGTATTTTTTTCCTACTCAACAGCGTGAAGATTACagaagaatttga
- the LOC103569267 gene encoding regulator of nonsense transcripts 3A produces MTEEVKKLDSNPDNSSTNNANPLPAENHHQDVEVSKNKPDNKKEKCKPMTKVVIRRLPPSMSQAQFIDQVSPLPDNDYLHFVKADMSLGQNAFSRAYINFIDQQDIFVFREKFDNYVFVDAKGVEYPAVVEFAPFQRLPKKRVGRKKDPKCGTIEADTYYINFLESLKNQEADAAVPQPKTEYSYQPFDNTQKRVTTTPLLEYLKQRKAEKQRVRDEKREERRRRDIERRRSKDELPMVSKVLKNPEVERDSNRDNKENDKEKILPKDSKNRKREETRRDKVLPARDRDTKTLGKSYRDREDKKHERDNKQVNKKYEDKKSYRRDDYGKEERRESKGSREDAGAGTGGGGGNYHKEKLADERKGKSYEKMRQEKRRLADAKKDEVDLPKDKVREVDLNKCETKKDVTVDLLPSTAGECDDKSNDCKSLNELPDNPKDEKVVDCKFVGSIKTEETNKSEIKVRNVKVPKRRSSLESGGDGGGGDGAFLRRHKSLDGGEEDNLRKNEHEYKDKDKKDPRLERRIRNKDRPAMEIYRPGMGKFSKQRLEREKSNHDDRASSSESPTPSKGSSKNDLTSTSSEVRSMTFKRSVSRDNP; encoded by the exons atgactgaggaagttaaaaaacttGATAGCAACCCTGATAATTCATCAACAAATAATGCGAACCCTTTGCCAGCTGAGAACCATCACCAGGATGTCGAGGTGTCGAAAAATAAACCGgacaataaaaaagaaaaatgcaaACCAATGACTAAG GTCGTAATTAGAAGATTGCCACCGTCTATGTCACAAGCACAATTTATTGATCAAGTATCTCCACTTCCTGACAATGATTATCTTCATTTTGTAAAAGCTGACATGTCATTGGGACAAAATGCATTTTCACGAgcgtacataaattttattgaccaGCAAGACATATTTGTATTtcgtgaaaaatttgataattatgtgTTCGTTGATGCTAAAGGTGTCGAATATCCAGCAGTTGTGGAGTTCGCGCCCTTTCAAAGACTGCCAAAAAAACGTGTCGGCCGTAAAAAAGATCCTAAATGCGGTACCATTGAGGCTGATacttattacattaattttcttgaaagCTTGAAGAATCAGGAGGCTGACGCAGCTGTTCCTCAGCCTAAGACTGAGTACTCTTATCAGCCATTTGATA ataCTCAGAAAAGAGTAACGACTACGCCATTGCTGGAGTACTTGAAACAGCGGAAAGCTGAAAAACAGCGTGTCCGAGACGAAAAACGTGAGGAGAGACGACGACGGGATATTGAAAGACGTCGGTCTAAAGATGAACTCCCTATGGTATCAAAG GTATTAAAAAACCCGGAAGTTGAGCGAGATAGTAATCGTgacaataaagaaaatgacaaagaaaaaatattaccaaaagattcaaaaaaccGTAAGAGAGAGGAGACTAGGCGTGACAAAGTATTACCGGCTCGTGATCGGGACACTAAAACTTTGGGTAAAAGTTACAGAGATCGCGAAGATAAAAAACATGAGCGAGATAATAAACAggttaataaaaagtatgagGATAAAAAGTCATACAGGAGAGATGATTATGGAAAAGAAGAGAGACGAGAATCCAAAGGTTCAAGAGAAGATGCTGGCGCTGGAactggtggtggtggtggtaaTTATCATAAGGAAAAATTGGCTGACGAAAGAAAAGGCAAAAGCTATGAGAAAATGAGACAAGAAAAGCGACGACTTGCTGATGCCAAGAAAGATGAAGTTGATTTACCCAAAGACAAAGTACGGGAAGTTGATCTGAATAAATGTGAAACCAAAAAAGATGTCACTGTTGATTTACTGCCGAGCACAGCTGGTGAATGTGATGACAAGAGTAATGATTGCAAGAGTCTCAATGAATTGCCAGACAATCCAAAAGATGAAAAAGTTGTCGATTGTAAATTTGTTGGGTCCATTAAAACTGAGGAGACGAATAAAAGTGAGATTAAAGTACGGAACGTAAAGGTTCCGAAACGAAGAAGTTCCTTGGAGAGTGGTGGCGACGGAGGTGGTGGAGACGGCGCGTTTCTTCGTCGACACAAGTCACTGGACGGTGGAGAAGAGGACAACTTGAGAAAAAACGAACATGAGTATAAAGACAAAGACAAAAAGGATCCGCGCTTAGAACGACGAATTAGaaacaaa gatCGACCTGCAATGGAAATCTATCGCCCAGGAATGGGTAAATTTAGTAAACAGCGTTTAGAGCGCGAGAAATCAAATCACGACGATCGAGCTTCGTCGTCTGAAAGTCCTACACCTAGTAAAGGATCtagtaaaaatgatttgaCATCTACCTCGTCCGAGGTGCGCTCAATGACATTTAAACGGAGTGTGAGTCGTGATAATCCTTGA